From Pseudodesulfovibrio nedwellii:
AGTTGGTGGATTACCTACGGTTCCGCACCTACTTGTTGCGCAAGGATAAGAAACCGCGTTTCAATTTTAAGCCGCGTGAAGCCAGCCGGAAGTTGGACCCCATCGCCAATTCGCGGGGCAAGCATATTTTAGCCAGTGAGGTCGCCAGTCTGCCGGACGAGAATATCTTGATAGAGAACACGGAATTTGTGGTGTTCCATGCCAACGCCGAACAGATTCCCCGGATTCTCCGCGAGATTGGTATCCGGCGCGAAGAGACGTTTCGTCAGGTGGGCGAGGGCACGGGCAGGGCCATGGATATCGACGAGTTTGACGATACATACCGTCATCTCGTGTTGTGGAATCGCACTGATCGAGAAGTTGCCGGTGCGTATCGATTCGGCCTGACTGATGAGATTCTCAAACAGCAGGGCGGCAAAGGGCTGTATACCTCAACCCTGTTTAAATACCGAGAGAGCTTTTTGCACGAGCTTGGTCCCGCCCTTGAAATGGGCCGGTCATTCATCACGCCGAAATATCAGAAAAGCTACCAGCCGTTGCTGCTGTTGTGGAAGGGCGTTGCCGAGTTTGTTGTGCGGAATCCGAAGTACACCCGACTGTTCGGCTGTGTGTCCATATCCAGTGAATACTCCGGCGTGTCCCGTGAGTTGATCATGGGGTTTATGGAGCGTCACTCATCCCTGCCAGAACTGGCGCAAATGGCGTTACCCAAGCGGCCACCCAAGGTCAGGAAACTCAAGAAAGTGGATTTCACCTTGCCGGATAACATGTTCGACGATCCAGCCGACGTTGCGGATTGCGTGCGTGATGTGGAAGACGGACGATCCATTCCGGTTTTGCTCAAGCAATACCTCAAGCTGGGCGGGAAGATTATCGGCTTCAATGTTGACCCAGATTTCGGCGACTGTCTGGACGGGTTGATTCTGGTGGACCTCATGAAATCCGACCCCAAAGTGCTGGGCCGATTCATGGGGAAAGAGGGTGTACAGCAATTTCTGGCAGCCAATGCGGGCGCGGGCGTTTTGCCTCTTCGAGACACCAATGCGGCGGCCTGACCACGGAGAATAATTCGCGGTTGGCATCGGGCGGAGAACCGTATAAAGTCCGGCCATGCAGCGATATATACCGATACTTCTTCTGGTTTTGGTCCTTTCTGTTCCTGCCCTTGCCTCTGGTGAAGAGCGGAATGGATGTGAGCCCGGATATCGGGCCTTGTATGACAACAGCGTGGTCGAATTCACGGGTACGGGTGAACTGGACATCGTGGTCGTGACCGATCCTTTGTGCTGGCATTGCCGTCTGGGCCACAAGCTCCTTGGTGAATATCCCGATCAATATCGCACTCTGCGCCTGTCCTTTTTCCCGCGCTTGAGTTTCCCCGGTTCCGATATGGCTGCCTGGATTTTGGAGGATGCTGTCGGAACGGACCACCTCAAGGAATATGTGGACTTTGCATACTCCGATCTCAAGATGGTCAAGACGGATGATCTGATGCAGGCGCGTATGCTTATGCTCATGCAGTTTACCGAAGCCTTCCCGGATATGCTGAAAGATACGACGCTGCCGGAATTGGCTGTTCGTCTGCAAAAGGAACACGAGCCGCACACCATGCTGACCACTGATCTTGCCAAAACGGTGGACCTGCCCGGTACGCCGATTCTTATCGCCGGGAGCACGGTTCTTGTCGGTTACGGTCCCGGCCCATGGCTGGACGCTCTCAAAGAGAAAAAGATATGCAAGTAATCGAAGTAGATTTTTAATGCTGAAAAGATGAACCCCCAACAGTGTATGCTGTTGGGGGTTCATTATTTGTATGAGAAGTGAACGGCTTGCGTGCGTAGAATCTTTTTGCCGCGAGGGGAATTGGTACTACGCGGTGACGGGCCTGACTTTTCCTCGGATAAGCGCGACGAGCATGTAGACCACGGGGGTATCGAGTGCCGCAATCAGCAGTTTTACCAACCATTGTCCGATAATGACTTCTCCCAGAGGAAGGATGCCGTAAAAGGCGACGGTGACAAAAATGGTCGAATCTATAAGCTGGGAGGCCATGGTGGAGAGGTTGTTGCGAAGCCACAGGGAGCGGCCGTTCATGCGGCGTTTCAGCAGATGGAAGAGCCAGATGTCATGCTTTTGGCTCACGACATATGCCAAGAGCGAAGCCACAACGATACGTGGCGTGTTGCCGATAACCCCGGCGAACGCTTCCTGATTCTGCCAGAAAGGTGCTGCGGGCCAGTAGACGGCCAGCCATGCGATTCCCGTGATGAAGATGAGGGTTATGAATCCGCAGGTCACGGCTTCGTTTGCCAGTTCCTCGCCCCACACTTCGCTGATGACATCGGAAACGGCAAAGGTGATGGAATACGCCAGCACTCCGGCGGGTACGGCAAGGCCAAAAATAGTGATGATTTTGCTGGAGATGATCGCAGCGACAACCAGCCCGCCGATAAACAGGCTAATGAGCAAGACATACGCCTT
This genomic window contains:
- a CDS encoding lysophospholipid acyltransferase family protein, whose amino-acid sequence is MEDRIAGPIFNLDSPFADPVRHTLFSILKKPLAKVLRLDTLNSMYSTLQEKGGDASFVEQTLDMLGVKFSVDGQPVGRVPKTGPLVAVCNHPFGVLEGLLLVRVLREVRSDIKIMANFMLGMIPEMDDLIIEVDPFGNLGSTKKNIAGLKACMRWLKGGGMLVVFPAGEVSSLKVKKGMVADPKWSPMIGRIIRKTGANALPVFFDGRNSGLFQTLGLIHPRLRTMLLPHENLRHASKDVIRMGLGSTIASEKMREFDSDQELVDYLRFRTYLLRKDKKPRFNFKPREASRKLDPIANSRGKHILASEVASLPDENILIENTEFVVFHANAEQIPRILREIGIRREETFRQVGEGTGRAMDIDEFDDTYRHLVLWNRTDREVAGAYRFGLTDEILKQQGGKGLYTSTLFKYRESFLHELGPALEMGRSFITPKYQKSYQPLLLLWKGVAEFVVRNPKYTRLFGCVSISSEYSGVSRELIMGFMERHSSLPELAQMALPKRPPKVRKLKKVDFTLPDNMFDDPADVADCVRDVEDGRSIPVLLKQYLKLGGKIIGFNVDPDFGDCLDGLILVDLMKSDPKVLGRFMGKEGVQQFLAANAGAGVLPLRDTNAAA
- a CDS encoding queuosine precursor transporter, yielding MKTFERKAYVLLISLFIGGLVVAAIISSKIITIFGLAVPAGVLAYSITFAVSDVISEVWGEELANEAVTCGFITLIFITGIAWLAVYWPAAPFWQNQEAFAGVIGNTPRIVVASLLAYVVSQKHDIWLFHLLKRRMNGRSLWLRNNLSTMASQLIDSTIFVTVAFYGILPLGEVIIGQWLVKLLIAALDTPVVYMLVALIRGKVRPVTA
- a CDS encoding DsbA family protein is translated as MQRYIPILLLVLVLSVPALASGEERNGCEPGYRALYDNSVVEFTGTGELDIVVVTDPLCWHCRLGHKLLGEYPDQYRTLRLSFFPRLSFPGSDMAAWILEDAVGTDHLKEYVDFAYSDLKMVKTDDLMQARMLMLMQFTEAFPDMLKDTTLPELAVRLQKEHEPHTMLTTDLAKTVDLPGTPILIAGSTVLVGYGPGPWLDALKEKKICK